One genomic window of Leptospira paudalimensis includes the following:
- a CDS encoding TonB-dependent receptor plug domain-containing protein, protein MKLAKFKLNKSILIGILFLFLGFPAYAVSIKAKLINPKKEIAEKNLSVLIFETKKFAQTDAEGNVTLEFPSSGEYTLRLLRDTGIQEIRISVGNEDESRTIYTEKKSTAPKSGIVVEGEREKTVASRTKVRYEEIKRMPGTFGEALRALETLPGVIPNIGFGGGANGIIVRGANPAANTYLYDDLPILYPFHLDGLTSVIHNDLIKSIDLYSGAYPANFNNATGGIIEIETVDSVQKTKGAFQVSLWNTTAYAATPTSGGKGYLAIAGKLGYLDKTLGASGLLPEGIRLPRYNDSQIKYVHNFTPEHQISFYNLTAQDNFAINVPNKPANDPTSSQLALLGGAKASFGQSFRTTALRYTWIPGDKFQNRITLINFDPIGEYNVGVGSIQGKQYQRGSYVGVRQDAYWTATKFLKVDFGTEVRRFSFRDYGTEVALRDPTNPSPNPYNSANPDFVGRPISIKGISPYYNAYTTLHFKFGNFLFEPGARYDYVQVTGNGALTPRATASYTFPEVGKGMTIYGSGGDVSRFPLTTNFNSETGNPDLRFERARKVSAGIDQKIDQVWQVKVEFFKNEFTDTIIDDPYVSTPVGLNPDKSQWLTQPIVANRPLNYSNRASGWSHGYELLIRKNARPGTRDWFGWISYTWSQSFQNSNLYQIYDGDTTQIGGIERKILAAYFPNSVEQLAPWDRTHVANVIYGWRVNEGFQIGGRWSYLTSLPSRPIVGDDGGRFSNPLNGLTYWNPQYSNNPYTSEYGYVKRGTDYHRLDVRFDIFENYSWGYLNWYLEIVNVYMRKNKNGFDFDNSKPFSATNPRENDTFGTLQLPGGTVIPFFNVGMEVHF, encoded by the coding sequence ATGAAATTAGCAAAATTCAAATTAAATAAATCGATTCTGATTGGGATTCTTTTTCTTTTTTTGGGATTCCCTGCTTATGCAGTTAGCATCAAGGCAAAACTAATTAATCCGAAAAAGGAAATAGCTGAAAAAAACCTTTCTGTATTAATTTTTGAAACTAAAAAATTTGCACAAACAGATGCAGAAGGAAATGTCACATTAGAATTCCCTTCTTCTGGTGAGTACACCTTGCGCCTGTTACGTGATACAGGGATTCAAGAGATTCGAATTTCAGTTGGCAATGAAGATGAATCAAGAACTATTTATACTGAAAAAAAATCGACTGCACCTAAGTCAGGGATTGTTGTAGAAGGTGAAAGAGAAAAAACTGTAGCTTCCAGGACAAAAGTCAGATACGAAGAAATTAAACGTATGCCAGGTACTTTTGGTGAAGCCTTAAGAGCCTTAGAAACATTACCAGGTGTCATACCGAATATTGGTTTCGGAGGTGGTGCAAATGGAATCATTGTACGTGGCGCCAACCCTGCTGCGAATACATATCTTTACGATGATTTACCAATCTTATACCCTTTTCACTTAGATGGACTTACATCTGTCATTCACAATGATTTAATCAAATCAATTGACTTATATTCTGGGGCATATCCAGCAAACTTCAATAATGCGACTGGTGGTATCATAGAAATAGAAACTGTTGACTCAGTGCAAAAAACAAAAGGTGCATTCCAAGTATCTCTCTGGAATACAACTGCTTATGCAGCAACACCTACATCAGGTGGAAAAGGGTATTTGGCAATTGCAGGAAAACTTGGTTATCTAGATAAAACTTTAGGTGCCAGTGGACTATTACCTGAAGGAATCCGATTGCCTAGATACAATGATTCCCAAATCAAATATGTTCATAACTTTACACCTGAACACCAAATTTCTTTTTATAATTTAACAGCACAGGATAACTTTGCTATCAATGTTCCAAACAAACCTGCAAACGATCCTACCTCATCACAACTTGCACTACTTGGAGGCGCAAAAGCAAGTTTCGGACAAAGTTTTAGAACGACAGCACTCCGTTATACGTGGATCCCTGGAGATAAATTCCAAAATAGAATTACACTCATTAACTTCGATCCAATTGGAGAATACAATGTTGGAGTTGGTTCGATCCAAGGAAAACAATACCAAAGAGGAAGTTATGTTGGTGTTAGGCAAGATGCGTATTGGACAGCAACAAAATTCCTAAAAGTTGATTTTGGAACCGAAGTGCGTAGATTCTCTTTCAGAGATTATGGTACCGAAGTTGCACTCAGAGACCCTACAAATCCATCACCTAATCCTTATAACTCTGCGAATCCTGATTTTGTAGGAAGACCCATCAGTATCAAAGGTATTTCTCCGTATTACAACGCTTATACTACACTACATTTTAAATTTGGTAACTTCTTATTCGAACCTGGTGCTAGGTATGACTATGTGCAAGTAACTGGAAACGGTGCCTTAACCCCAAGAGCAACTGCATCCTATACATTCCCCGAAGTCGGAAAGGGTATGACCATTTATGGAAGTGGCGGGGATGTATCACGTTTTCCACTGACAACAAATTTTAACTCAGAAACAGGTAACCCAGATTTAAGATTTGAACGTGCAAGGAAAGTAAGTGCAGGGATTGATCAAAAAATTGACCAAGTATGGCAAGTAAAAGTCGAGTTTTTTAAAAATGAATTCACTGATACAATCATTGATGATCCCTATGTATCCACCCCAGTTGGATTAAATCCCGATAAATCACAATGGTTAACACAACCTATTGTTGCTAACCGACCACTTAACTATTCTAACAGAGCTTCTGGTTGGTCACATGGATATGAATTACTCATCCGTAAAAATGCAAGACCTGGAACTCGTGATTGGTTTGGTTGGATTTCCTATACATGGTCACAATCATTTCAAAACTCAAACTTGTATCAGATTTATGATGGAGATACGACTCAAATTGGCGGTATCGAAAGAAAAATCTTAGCTGCTTATTTTCCTAACTCAGTTGAACAATTAGCACCTTGGGACCGTACTCATGTGGCAAACGTAATTTATGGCTGGAGGGTGAATGAAGGTTTCCAAATTGGTGGTCGATGGAGTTACTTGACTTCATTACCTTCCAGACCTATCGTAGGTGATGATGGTGGAAGATTTTCTAACCCTTTAAATGGTTTAACCTATTGGAATCCACAGTATTCCAACAATCCGTACACGTCAGAATATGGATATGTCAAAAGAGGAACAGATTATCACAGGTTAGATGTTCGATTTGATATTTTTGAAAATTATTCATGGGGTTATTTAAACTGGTATTTAGAAATTGTAAACGTGTACATGCGTAAAAACAAAAATGGATTCGATTTTGATAATTCCAAACCATTCTCTGCAACTAACCCAAGAGAAAATGATACATTCGGAACACTCCAATTGCCAGGTGGAACGGTAATACCATTTTTCAACGTAGGTATGGAGGTACATTTCTAA
- a CDS encoding LIC20211 family lipoprotein, whose amino-acid sequence MKKIILLVLSFVFLTFLSNCASSSVGIATSNKPIPNTPYETIKTVDKTFTWYAFDIIFFGVPITQPPVADLYEKVMEEESGDALVNIRYWNDKSIFGPITRYRFNIKGDLVKFANSQTPTKSKK is encoded by the coding sequence GTGAAAAAAATTATTTTATTGGTCCTCTCTTTTGTATTTTTAACCTTTCTTTCCAATTGTGCCTCATCATCGGTGGGAATCGCCACAAGTAACAAGCCGATTCCGAATACTCCTTACGAAACAATTAAAACTGTAGATAAAACCTTTACTTGGTATGCGTTCGATATCATATTTTTCGGTGTCCCCATTACACAACCTCCAGTCGCCGATTTATACGAGAAAGTTATGGAAGAAGAATCAGGCGACGCACTTGTGAATATTCGGTATTGGAATGATAAGTCAATTTTTGGACCAATCACCCGTTATCGATTCAATATCAAAGGTGATTTGGTAAAATTTGCAAACTCACAAACACCAACGAAGTCAAAAAAGTAA
- a CDS encoding LytR/AlgR family response regulator transcription factor: MESAPYSVLIIEDEYPARMLMMDYVMNCPELKLAGIAESGDKANSLLTEKKFDIVFMDINLPVINGMDILRSNRSQGTFFVITTAYSEHAVEAFDLDATDYLLKPFSFERFRKSVEKALRFLQESKQMIPDENKNQIHLKIQSDSAVFLLPFPDIQFISANNKSCVIHTTQKDYETPKLLKEIEEKLPNSQFIRIHKGFLVNLSYVASLRYDKGGSYTIQLKNEDETTLPVGRSYAQSLKEALKL, encoded by the coding sequence ATGGAATCGGCACCTTATTCAGTACTAATCATTGAAGATGAATATCCAGCTAGGATGTTAATGATGGATTATGTGATGAATTGTCCCGAACTAAAGTTAGCTGGAATTGCCGAAAGTGGAGACAAAGCAAACTCACTTTTAACTGAGAAAAAATTTGATATTGTATTTATGGATATCAATCTTCCCGTGATCAACGGCATGGATATCCTTAGATCCAATCGTTCTCAAGGTACTTTTTTTGTGATCACTACTGCTTATAGTGAACATGCAGTCGAAGCATTTGATTTAGACGCTACAGATTATTTATTAAAACCTTTTTCATTCGAAAGATTCAGAAAGTCGGTAGAAAAGGCACTTCGTTTTTTACAGGAATCAAAACAAATGATTCCAGATGAAAACAAAAACCAAATCCATTTAAAAATACAATCGGATTCAGCAGTATTTTTATTACCATTCCCAGACATTCAGTTTATATCAGCAAATAACAAAAGTTGTGTGATTCACACAACACAAAAAGATTACGAAACTCCCAAATTGCTGAAAGAAATCGAAGAAAAATTACCAAATTCTCAATTTATTAGAATCCATAAAGGTTTTTTAGTAAACTTAAGTTATGTGGCAAGTTTACGTTATGACAAGGGTGGTTCCTATACAATCCAACTCAAAAATGAGGATGAAACTACTTTGCCAGTTGGACGTTCTTATGCCCAATCGCTCAAAGAAGCCCTAAAACTCTAA